One region of Solanum pennellii chromosome 6, SPENNV200 genomic DNA includes:
- the LOC107023117 gene encoding uncharacterized protein LOC107023117 → MGVKVATTCLQWAQPFVPHSTSSSSQTFASAISSPSSSKRQFSRKGSLICRYVHRLDKSALFGTQLLNLYRSKSCEQLKPRTRTIRRASSTSSSLDSFSDEEFSKEIQELAKKFQLSDVENPSAISSRSDFVETRDESSSSDNKFLENQRPFDPLEQPDWPERDEIIPANIEWKANSVDLPFSLRIIKRKKQWQDGIREAGESAYCSVKKAFSNMVFIIRELQSYTLQMRELLFYEDLQGILVRVQKEMHASFVWLFQQVFSHTPTLMVYVMILLANYSVHSMASSAAIAATPPPLTETVSTIDESHFNQKFDSSAIKTFSVSSSSGKVTSIGGGNGGGGSYKPIASGNDGDGRFDGQMRNGISSIESSRVGEEECVSGQETTEEELQIWNSIVDEASKMQASVRDESLDHETMQRFVSPINANIEVSNYAEYIKTELLYLVELKQEPQNTLLLTNYAQFLFLVAQDYDRAEKYFKKAAEVEPKDAEALNKYANFLWKVRKDLWAAEETFNQAIAAEPNNNFYAANYAHFLWNTGGEDTCYPLDSSNTDL, encoded by the exons ATGGGAGTGAAAGTTGCCACTACATGTTTGCAATGGGCTCAACCTTTTGTTCCTCActcaacttcttcttcttctcaaacTTTTGCTTCTGcaatttcttctccttcttcctcAAAACGCCAGTTTAGCAGAAAAGGGTCTCTTATTTGCCGGTATGTCCATAGGCTGGACAAATCGGCACTTTTTGGTACCCAATTGCTGAATCTATACAGATCTAAATCTTGTGAGCAGCTTAAGCCAAGGACTAGAACTATTAGAAGGGCTTCTAGCACCAGCTCCAGCTTAGATTCATTTTCAGATGAAGAGTTTTCGAAAGAGATACAAGAATTGGCAAAGAAGTTCCAGTTATCAGACGTTGAAAATCCCAGTGCTATAAGTTCTCGGAGTGACTTTGTGGAAACAAGGGATGAAAGTAGTAGCAGCGATAATAAGTTTTTGGAGAACCAGAGGCCGTTTGATCCTCTAGAACAACCAGATTGGCCTGAAAGAGACGAGATAATTCCTGCGAATATCGAATGGAAGGCGAATAGTGTGGATCTCCCCTTTTCTCTTAGgattataaagagaaaaaaacaatgGCAAGATGGGATCAGAGAAGCAGGAGAGTCAGCATACTGTTCAGTAAAAAAAGCATTTTCGAATATGGTGTTCATAATTCGAGAGCTGCAAAGCTATACTTTGCAGATGAGGGAATTGCTGTTTTATGAAGATCTACAGGGGATCTTAGTGAGAGTACAGAAGGAGATGCATGCATCTTTTGTTTGGTTATTCCAGCAAGTATTCTCACATACACCAACTTTAATGGTATATGTGATGATACTGTTGGCTAATTATAGTGTTCACTCTATGGCAAGCAGTGCTGCTATTGCTGCTACACCGCCACCTCTCACCGAGACTGTTTCTACTATAGATGAGAGTCATTTCAACCAGAAATTTGATTCTTCTGCAATTAAGACATTTTCAGTGTCATCTTCAAGTGGAAAAGTTACTTCAATTGGTGGAGGCAATGGAGGTGGTGGGAGCTACAAGCCAATTGCTAGTGGAAATGATGGTGATGGGAGGTTTGACGGACAGATGCGGAATGGAATTTCTTCAATCGAGAGCAGTAGGGTGGGTGAAGAAGAGTGTGTATCTGGACAAGAAACAACAGAAGAAGAGTTGCAGATTTGGAATTCAATTGTAGATGAAGCTTCTAAGATGCAGGCTTCAGTTAGAGATGAGTCCTTGGATCATGAAACCATGCAAAGATTTGTCTCTCCAATAAACGCAAATATTGAAGTCAGCAACTATGCAGAATATATCAAAACAGAGCTTCTGTATCTAGTGGAGCTAAAGCAAGAACCGCAAAATACACTATTGCTAACCAATTATGCTCAATTTCTTTTCTTGGTCGCCCAGGATTATGACAG AGCAGAAAAGTACTTCAAGAAAGCAGCAGAGGTGGAGCCAAAGGATGCAGAGGCATTGAATAAGTATGCAAATTTTCTCTGGAAAGTAAGGAAGGACCTTTGGGCTGCAGAAGAGACCTTTAATCAAGCTATAGCTGCAGAACCAAACAATAACTTTTATGCAGCTAATTATGCTCATTTTCTTTGGAATACTGGTGGTGAAGATACTTGTTACCCGCTCGACTCTTCCAATACCGATCTATAA